A region of Lycium barbarum isolate Lr01 chromosome 3, ASM1917538v2, whole genome shotgun sequence DNA encodes the following proteins:
- the LOC132633550 gene encoding 1-phosphatidylinositol-3-phosphate 5-kinase FAB1B-like isoform X1, which translates to MDRTSLDLLGLLKSWMPLPRGESSANESRDFWMPDQSCRVCYECDSLFTLFNRRHHCRLCGRVFCAKCTSNSVPAPPREPRSLQEECEKVRVCHFCFKQWQQAFNHAFEVSNLDSNTFLSAASFISIKSSETGDSSSISITSVPHPSVLSPPRQSAVMESSLVRQDSVITIRGSTDPADTGVGNPSTNQFSFSTTRSYDEDDEYGIYQLDSQGKHYSQTNGYFSYDYDDMDKDYGSRKVHPNGEAVNEKSMSSLSSQNNFDPQASEEGQQIVKQDITDEFEASSSLYAAQDVNLEPVDFESNGILWLPPEPEDEEDEREGLLFDDDDDGDTVGEWGYLQTSSSFGSGEYRGRDRSNEEQKKVVTNVVDGHFRALVSQLMQVEKLVIGEEGDKESWLEIVTSLSWEAATLLKPDTSKGGGMDPGGYVKVKCIASGRRTDSAVVKGVVCKKNVAHRRMTSKIEKARILILEGALEYQRVSNHLSSFATLLQQEMDHLKMAVAKIDAHSPDVLLVEKSVSRYAQEYLLEKDISLVLNIKKPVLERIARCTGGQIVPSIDHLSSETVGYCDMFHVEKFLEEHGTAGQNGKKLVKTLMYFEDCPMPLGCTILLRGANGDELKKVKRVVQYSIFAAYHLALETSFLADEGASLPELPLNSPITVTLPDKTSTIDRSISTIPGFTIRGGEKTQGLISGSEQQRSNSAPPTDLVKAASICAQKIGVSEFPDLCTAQSTLSSFCKPSLDHESDRGILDMVEYSGAKASVSNDVQDAQGYKFLSTCSGPSQEVDQGMLSQNVQNDCNAMDVNRSHLQLDGKNVLDESASLKEECLPSPSDNQSILVSLSSRCVWKGTVCERSHLFRIKYYGNFDKPLGRFLRNHLFDQSYRCRSCDMPSEAHVQCYTHRQGTLTISVKKLLEILLPGEKEGKIWMWHRCLRCPRDNKGFPPATQRVVMSDAAWGLSFGKFLELSFSNHAAASRVASCGHSLHRDCLRFYGFGMMVACFRYASIDVHSVRLPPSKLDFNYVNQEWIQHEVNEVIFRAELLFAEVLNAIRLLVEKRSGRQLSINVPEARRQISDLEGMLQKEKAEFEESLQRILMKEVKKGQSVDILEINRLRRQLLFQSYVWDHRLVYADSLDDKSHWINRDVTSLEPEKPLVCSDKSTDLDNRADPSKWPNSSKSVSAILKAGENGDEGKRVSQNSHVVAVHQESVIGCDADCGIEKPPGLPVATKSFCVSHADESILQGRRALSKGQFPNMESLSDTLEAAWTGETTSVVGVLKGGTCKSSEPLLVDTLTTGSAEKVYIEDHGAEEQSGTKVSQSPPLLSSKGSENMEDVGSWLGMPFISFYRTLNKNFLPSAQKLDPLGGYNPVYISSFRETDAQTGARLLLPVGVNDTVIPVYDDEPTSIISYALVSHDYHAQVSDELEKSKDATLDSNSAIQSQDYGNLHSSQSVDEMVLESYRSLGSMDESILSLSVSRSSFDLDPASYTKTLHARVSFADDGSLGKVKYSVTCYYAKRFDALRRMCCPSEIDFIRSLSRCKKWGAQGGKSNVFFAKTLDDRFIIKQVTKTELESFMKFAPAYFKYISESLSTGSPTCLAKILGIYQVSSKHLKGGKESKMDVLVMENLLFGRNLTRLYDLKGSARSRYNPDTSGSNKVLLDQNLIEAMPTSPIFVGNKAKRLLERAVWNDTAFLALVDVMDYSLLVGIDEEKNELVLGIIDFMRQYTWDKHLETWVKASGILGGPKNASPTIISPKQYKKRFRKAMTTYFLMVPDQWSPPSGAPSKSQTDLCNENMQGG; encoded by the exons GGCAAGATAGTGTTATTACAATAAGAGGGAGCACTGATCCTGCTGATACAGGGGTCGGGAATCCGTCGACAAACCAATTTTCATTTAGCACAACGAG GAgttatgatgaagatgatgagtATGGTATTTACCAGTTAGATTCCCAAGGAAAACATTATTCTCAGACTAATGGCTACTTCAGTTATGACTATGATGACATGGATAAGGACTATGGATCACGTAAAGTTCATCCTAATGGGGAAGCTGTTAATGAAAAAAGTATGAGCAGCTTGTCCTCGCAGAATAATTTTGATCCCCAAGCTTCTGAAGAAGGGCAGCAGATTGTAAAGCAGGATATTACTGATGAATTTGAAGCTTCATCATCCTTATATGCTGCGCAAGATGTTAACCTGGAACCTGTGGATTTTGAAAGCAATGGAATTCTGTGGCTCCCACCTGAACCagaagatgaagaagatgaaCGGGAAGGACTGCtgtttgatgatgatgatgatggagaTACTGTAGGAGAGTGGGGATATTTACAAACGTCAAGCAGTTTTGGAAGTGGTGAGTATAGAGGTAGGGACAGGTCAAATGAGGAGCAAAAGAAGGTAGTCACGAATGTTGTTGATGGCCACTTCAGGGCTTTAGTATCTCAGCTTATGCAGGTTGAAAAACTTGTCATTGGTGAGGAAGGTGACAAAGAGAGTTGGTTGGAGATAGTTACGTCCCTGTCGTGGGAAGCTGCCACACTTTTGAAGCCAGACACAAGCAAAGGTGGGGGAATGGACCCTGGGGGATATGTAAAGGTGAAGTGCATTGCCTCTGGGCGCCGTACTGACAG TGCTGTAGTGAAAGGAGTTGTCTGCAAGAAAAATGTGGCTCATCGGCGAATGACATCAAAAATAGAGAAGGCCCGCATATTAATCCTCGAAGGTGCTCTCGAGTACCAGCGCGTCTCTAACCACTTATCAAGTTTCGCTACATTGTTGCAGCAG GAAATGGATCATCTGAAGATGGCTGTTGCCAAAATTGATGCACACAGTCCAGATGTGCTTCTGGTGGAAAAATCTGTTTCTCGCTATGCGCAGGAGTACCTCTTGGAAAAAGACATATCACTTGTCTTAAATATCAAAAAGCCAGTTTTGGAGCGTATAGCTCGCTGCACTGGTGGTCAAATAGTTCCTTCAATAGATCATCTCTCATCTGAAACAGTGGGATACTGTGACATGTTTCATGTTGAGAAGTTTCTGGAAGAACATGGTACAGCTGGACAGAATGGAAAGAAGCTGGTAAAGACACTGATGTACTTTGAGGACTGTCCAATGCCACTGGGATGCACC ATATTACTCCGTGGTGCAAATGGAGATGAGTTAAAGAAAGTGAAGCGTGTGGTTCAATATTCTATTTTTGCGGCTTATCATTTGGCTTTAGAAACATCCTTTCTTGCTGATGAAGGAGCCTCTCTTCCTGAACTTCCTTTGAATTCTCCGATTACTGTTACACTTCCAGataaaacatcaacaatcgacAGATCCATCTCAACTATACCCGGTTTTACAATTCGTGGCGGTGAAAAAACACAAGGGCTGATATCTGGTAGTGAGCAGCAAAGGTCAAATAGTGCTCCGCCAACCGACCTGGTCAAGGCTGCCAGCATTTGTGCTCAGAAGATAGGTGTGTCAGAATTTCCTGACTTATGTACTGCTCAAAGCACACTGTCTTCCTTCTGTAAGCCCTCTCTTGATCATGAGTCTGACAGAGGTATTTTGGATATGGTGGAGTATTCTGGGGCAAAGGCATCAGTATCTAACGATGTCCAAGATGCCCAAGGATACAAGTTCCTTTCTACTTGTTCTGGTCCTTCACAGGAAGTTGATCAAGGTATGCTCTCACAGAATGTTCAAAATGATTGCAATGCTATGGATGTGAACCGAAGTCATTTGCAACTAGATGGGAAAAACGTTCTTGATGAATCGGCGTCTTTGAAGGAAGAGTGTCTTCCATCTCCATCTGACAATCAAAGCATTTTGGTTTCCTTGTCGTCCCGATGTGTTTGGAAAGGAACTGTCTGTGAAAGATCTCATCTCTTTCGGATTAAATACTATGGGAACTTTGATAAGCCATTGGGCCGTTTTCTACGAAACCATTTGTTTGATCAA AGTTACAGGTGCCGTTCATGTGATATGCCTTCAGAAGCTCATGTTCAGTGTTATACTCACCGACAGGGTACTCTAACTATTTCTGTTAAGAAGCTGCTGGAAATTCTTTTGCCTGGTGAAAAGGAAGGAAAAATATGGATGTGGCACAGGTGCCTTAGATGTCCACGCGATAATAAGGGCTTTCCTCCAGCAACTCAAAGAGTAGTGATGTCTGATGCTGCTTGGGGCTTGTCCTTTGGGAAGTTTCTGGAACTTAGTTTTTCAAACCATGCAGCTGCAAGTAGGGTGGCAAGCTGTGGTCATTCGTTACATAGAGACTGTCTTCGGTTTTACGG CTTCGGGATGATGGTTGCTTGCTTTCGCTATGCATCGATTGATGTTCACTCAGTACGGCTTCCTCCCTCAAAACTGGATTTCAACTATGTGAATCAGGAATGGATACAACATGAAGTGAATGAG GTCATTTTCCGAGCTGAACTTTTGTTCGCTGAGGTTCTTAATGCAATTCGGCTTTTGGTGGAGAAGAGATCTGGGAGACAGCTTAGCATTAATGTACCTGAAGCAAGACGCCAGATTTCTGATTTGGAAGGGATGTTGCAGAAGGAGAAAGCAGAATTTGAG GAATCCCTCCAGAGAATTCTCATGAAGGAAGTGAAAAAGGGGCAGTCTGTTGATATTTTGGAGATCAATCGATTGAGAAGACAGCTGCTTTTTCAATCTTATGTTTGGGACCACCGTCTAGTATATGCAGATAGTTTGGATGACAAGAGTCATTGGATTAATAGAGATGTTACCTCTTTGGAACCTGAGAAACCGTTGGTTTGTAGTGATAAGTCCACTGATCTAGATAATCGGGCTGATCCCAGCAAATGGCCGAATAGCTCCAAATCTGTTTCTGCAATTTTAAAGGCTGGTGAAAATGgggatgaaggaaaaagagttAGCCAAAACAGTCATGTGGTTGCTGTTCATCAAGAATCTGTAATTGGTTGTGATGCTGATTGTGGAATCGAAAAACCACCTGGTCTTCCTGTTGCAACAAAAAGTTTTTGCGTATCACATGCAGACGAATCCATATTACAGGGGCGTAGAGCACTATCCAAGGGGCAGTTCCCAAACATGGAGAGTTTGTCAGATACTCTTGAGGCAGCTTGGACTGGTGAAACAACTTCCGTTGTTGGAGTGCTGAAGGGTGGTACCTGCAAATCTTCTGAACCACTTCTGGTGGATACTTTGACAACTGGATCGGCAGAAAAAGTGTATATTGAAGACCATGGGGCGGAGGAACAGAGTGGGACTAAGGTGTCTCAGTCTCCTCCTCTATTATCCTCCAAAGGCTCCGAAAACATGGAAGACGTTGGGAGCTGGTTAGGTATGCCTTTTATTAGCTTCTACCGGACGCTGAACAAAAACTTTTTACCAAGTGCTCAGAAATTGGATCCACTTGGGGGATATAATCCAGTATACATTTCATCATTTCGAGAGACAGATGCCCAAACTGGAGCAAGATTACTCCTACCTGTTGGGGTTAATGATACTGTTATACCAGTGTATGATGATGAGCCCACTAGTATTATATCTTATGCACTAGTGTCTCATGATTATCATGCCCAAGTATCTGATGAGCTTGAGAAATCTAAGGATGCTACTTTGGACTCTAACTCTGCTATCCAGTCACAGGATTACGGTAATCTGCACTCCTCTCAATCAGTTGATGAAATGGTTTTAGAATCCTACAGAAGTCTTGGATCTATGGATGAGAGTATCTTGTCCTTGTCTGTTTCTCGCAGCTCTTTTGATTTGGATCCAGCATCATACACAAAGACACTGCATGCCAGAGTTTCTTTTGCAGATGATGGATCGCTAGGGAAAGTGAAGTACTCAGTGACTTGTTATTATGCAAAGCGCTTTGATGCCTTGAGGAGGATGTGTTGTCCATCAGAGATAGATTTCATAAGATCTCTTAGCCGCTGTAAGAAGTGGGGAGCCCAAGGAGGCAAGAGCAACGTTTTCTTTGCTAAAACCTTGGATGACCGATTTATTATCAAGCAAGTGACAAAGACAGAGCTGGAATCATTTATGAAATTTGCTCCTGCATATTTCAAATATATTTCTGAATCATTAAGCACGGGGAGTCCAACTTGCTTGGCAAAAATTCTGGGGATCTATCAG GTGTCGTCAAAGCATCTTAAAGGAGGGAAGGAATCTAAAATGGATGTGCTAGTTATGGAGAACCTTCTATTTGGGAGGAACCTGACGAGGCTTTATGACCTGAAAGGTTCTGCGAGGTCTCGTTACAATCCTGACACCAGTGGAAGCAACAAAGTCTTGCTGGATCAGAACTTGATTGAAGCGATGCCAACTTCACCTATTTTTGTTGGAAACAAAGCAAAAAGACTTTTGGAGCGAGCTGTATGGAATGACACTGCTTTTCTCGCT TTAGTTGATGTGATGGATTACTCACTATTGGTTGGGATTGATGAAGAGAAGAATGAACTTGTTCTTGGGATTATTGACTTCATGAGACAATATACGTGGGATAAGCACCTGGAGACTTGGGTTAAGGCCTCTGGGATCCTTGGTGGACCCAAAAATGCATCACCGACTATAATCTCACCTAAGCAGTACAAAAAGAGGTTCCGGAAGGCCATGACCACCTATTTTCTGATGGTCCCTGATCAGTGGTCACCACCATCTGGTGCTCCCAGTAAATCACAGACTGATTTATGCAACGAAAACATGCAAGGTGGCTGA
- the LOC132633550 gene encoding 1-phosphatidylinositol-3-phosphate 5-kinase FAB1B-like isoform X2 — MNVILYSHCLIVGIIVDFVDVFSVLSAHLTLFLHHLASQGHYKRSVKSFISIKSSETGDSSSISITSVPHPSVLSPPRQSAVMESSLVRQDSVITIRGSTDPADTGVGNPSTNQFSFSTTRSYDEDDEYGIYQLDSQGKHYSQTNGYFSYDYDDMDKDYGSRKVHPNGEAVNEKSMSSLSSQNNFDPQASEEGQQIVKQDITDEFEASSSLYAAQDVNLEPVDFESNGILWLPPEPEDEEDEREGLLFDDDDDGDTVGEWGYLQTSSSFGSGEYRGRDRSNEEQKKVVTNVVDGHFRALVSQLMQVEKLVIGEEGDKESWLEIVTSLSWEAATLLKPDTSKGGGMDPGGYVKVKCIASGRRTDSAVVKGVVCKKNVAHRRMTSKIEKARILILEGALEYQRVSNHLSSFATLLQQEMDHLKMAVAKIDAHSPDVLLVEKSVSRYAQEYLLEKDISLVLNIKKPVLERIARCTGGQIVPSIDHLSSETVGYCDMFHVEKFLEEHGTAGQNGKKLVKTLMYFEDCPMPLGCTILLRGANGDELKKVKRVVQYSIFAAYHLALETSFLADEGASLPELPLNSPITVTLPDKTSTIDRSISTIPGFTIRGGEKTQGLISGSEQQRSNSAPPTDLVKAASICAQKIGVSEFPDLCTAQSTLSSFCKPSLDHESDRGILDMVEYSGAKASVSNDVQDAQGYKFLSTCSGPSQEVDQGMLSQNVQNDCNAMDVNRSHLQLDGKNVLDESASLKEECLPSPSDNQSILVSLSSRCVWKGTVCERSHLFRIKYYGNFDKPLGRFLRNHLFDQSYRCRSCDMPSEAHVQCYTHRQGTLTISVKKLLEILLPGEKEGKIWMWHRCLRCPRDNKGFPPATQRVVMSDAAWGLSFGKFLELSFSNHAAASRVASCGHSLHRDCLRFYGFGMMVACFRYASIDVHSVRLPPSKLDFNYVNQEWIQHEVNEVIFRAELLFAEVLNAIRLLVEKRSGRQLSINVPEARRQISDLEGMLQKEKAEFEESLQRILMKEVKKGQSVDILEINRLRRQLLFQSYVWDHRLVYADSLDDKSHWINRDVTSLEPEKPLVCSDKSTDLDNRADPSKWPNSSKSVSAILKAGENGDEGKRVSQNSHVVAVHQESVIGCDADCGIEKPPGLPVATKSFCVSHADESILQGRRALSKGQFPNMESLSDTLEAAWTGETTSVVGVLKGGTCKSSEPLLVDTLTTGSAEKVYIEDHGAEEQSGTKVSQSPPLLSSKGSENMEDVGSWLGMPFISFYRTLNKNFLPSAQKLDPLGGYNPVYISSFRETDAQTGARLLLPVGVNDTVIPVYDDEPTSIISYALVSHDYHAQVSDELEKSKDATLDSNSAIQSQDYGNLHSSQSVDEMVLESYRSLGSMDESILSLSVSRSSFDLDPASYTKTLHARVSFADDGSLGKVKYSVTCYYAKRFDALRRMCCPSEIDFIRSLSRCKKWGAQGGKSNVFFAKTLDDRFIIKQVTKTELESFMKFAPAYFKYISESLSTGSPTCLAKILGIYQVSSKHLKGGKESKMDVLVMENLLFGRNLTRLYDLKGSARSRYNPDTSGSNKVLLDQNLIEAMPTSPIFVGNKAKRLLERAVWNDTAFLALVDVMDYSLLVGIDEEKNELVLGIIDFMRQYTWDKHLETWVKASGILGGPKNASPTIISPKQYKKRFRKAMTTYFLMVPDQWSPPSGAPSKSQTDLCNENMQGG; from the exons GGCAAGATAGTGTTATTACAATAAGAGGGAGCACTGATCCTGCTGATACAGGGGTCGGGAATCCGTCGACAAACCAATTTTCATTTAGCACAACGAG GAgttatgatgaagatgatgagtATGGTATTTACCAGTTAGATTCCCAAGGAAAACATTATTCTCAGACTAATGGCTACTTCAGTTATGACTATGATGACATGGATAAGGACTATGGATCACGTAAAGTTCATCCTAATGGGGAAGCTGTTAATGAAAAAAGTATGAGCAGCTTGTCCTCGCAGAATAATTTTGATCCCCAAGCTTCTGAAGAAGGGCAGCAGATTGTAAAGCAGGATATTACTGATGAATTTGAAGCTTCATCATCCTTATATGCTGCGCAAGATGTTAACCTGGAACCTGTGGATTTTGAAAGCAATGGAATTCTGTGGCTCCCACCTGAACCagaagatgaagaagatgaaCGGGAAGGACTGCtgtttgatgatgatgatgatggagaTACTGTAGGAGAGTGGGGATATTTACAAACGTCAAGCAGTTTTGGAAGTGGTGAGTATAGAGGTAGGGACAGGTCAAATGAGGAGCAAAAGAAGGTAGTCACGAATGTTGTTGATGGCCACTTCAGGGCTTTAGTATCTCAGCTTATGCAGGTTGAAAAACTTGTCATTGGTGAGGAAGGTGACAAAGAGAGTTGGTTGGAGATAGTTACGTCCCTGTCGTGGGAAGCTGCCACACTTTTGAAGCCAGACACAAGCAAAGGTGGGGGAATGGACCCTGGGGGATATGTAAAGGTGAAGTGCATTGCCTCTGGGCGCCGTACTGACAG TGCTGTAGTGAAAGGAGTTGTCTGCAAGAAAAATGTGGCTCATCGGCGAATGACATCAAAAATAGAGAAGGCCCGCATATTAATCCTCGAAGGTGCTCTCGAGTACCAGCGCGTCTCTAACCACTTATCAAGTTTCGCTACATTGTTGCAGCAG GAAATGGATCATCTGAAGATGGCTGTTGCCAAAATTGATGCACACAGTCCAGATGTGCTTCTGGTGGAAAAATCTGTTTCTCGCTATGCGCAGGAGTACCTCTTGGAAAAAGACATATCACTTGTCTTAAATATCAAAAAGCCAGTTTTGGAGCGTATAGCTCGCTGCACTGGTGGTCAAATAGTTCCTTCAATAGATCATCTCTCATCTGAAACAGTGGGATACTGTGACATGTTTCATGTTGAGAAGTTTCTGGAAGAACATGGTACAGCTGGACAGAATGGAAAGAAGCTGGTAAAGACACTGATGTACTTTGAGGACTGTCCAATGCCACTGGGATGCACC ATATTACTCCGTGGTGCAAATGGAGATGAGTTAAAGAAAGTGAAGCGTGTGGTTCAATATTCTATTTTTGCGGCTTATCATTTGGCTTTAGAAACATCCTTTCTTGCTGATGAAGGAGCCTCTCTTCCTGAACTTCCTTTGAATTCTCCGATTACTGTTACACTTCCAGataaaacatcaacaatcgacAGATCCATCTCAACTATACCCGGTTTTACAATTCGTGGCGGTGAAAAAACACAAGGGCTGATATCTGGTAGTGAGCAGCAAAGGTCAAATAGTGCTCCGCCAACCGACCTGGTCAAGGCTGCCAGCATTTGTGCTCAGAAGATAGGTGTGTCAGAATTTCCTGACTTATGTACTGCTCAAAGCACACTGTCTTCCTTCTGTAAGCCCTCTCTTGATCATGAGTCTGACAGAGGTATTTTGGATATGGTGGAGTATTCTGGGGCAAAGGCATCAGTATCTAACGATGTCCAAGATGCCCAAGGATACAAGTTCCTTTCTACTTGTTCTGGTCCTTCACAGGAAGTTGATCAAGGTATGCTCTCACAGAATGTTCAAAATGATTGCAATGCTATGGATGTGAACCGAAGTCATTTGCAACTAGATGGGAAAAACGTTCTTGATGAATCGGCGTCTTTGAAGGAAGAGTGTCTTCCATCTCCATCTGACAATCAAAGCATTTTGGTTTCCTTGTCGTCCCGATGTGTTTGGAAAGGAACTGTCTGTGAAAGATCTCATCTCTTTCGGATTAAATACTATGGGAACTTTGATAAGCCATTGGGCCGTTTTCTACGAAACCATTTGTTTGATCAA AGTTACAGGTGCCGTTCATGTGATATGCCTTCAGAAGCTCATGTTCAGTGTTATACTCACCGACAGGGTACTCTAACTATTTCTGTTAAGAAGCTGCTGGAAATTCTTTTGCCTGGTGAAAAGGAAGGAAAAATATGGATGTGGCACAGGTGCCTTAGATGTCCACGCGATAATAAGGGCTTTCCTCCAGCAACTCAAAGAGTAGTGATGTCTGATGCTGCTTGGGGCTTGTCCTTTGGGAAGTTTCTGGAACTTAGTTTTTCAAACCATGCAGCTGCAAGTAGGGTGGCAAGCTGTGGTCATTCGTTACATAGAGACTGTCTTCGGTTTTACGG CTTCGGGATGATGGTTGCTTGCTTTCGCTATGCATCGATTGATGTTCACTCAGTACGGCTTCCTCCCTCAAAACTGGATTTCAACTATGTGAATCAGGAATGGATACAACATGAAGTGAATGAG GTCATTTTCCGAGCTGAACTTTTGTTCGCTGAGGTTCTTAATGCAATTCGGCTTTTGGTGGAGAAGAGATCTGGGAGACAGCTTAGCATTAATGTACCTGAAGCAAGACGCCAGATTTCTGATTTGGAAGGGATGTTGCAGAAGGAGAAAGCAGAATTTGAG GAATCCCTCCAGAGAATTCTCATGAAGGAAGTGAAAAAGGGGCAGTCTGTTGATATTTTGGAGATCAATCGATTGAGAAGACAGCTGCTTTTTCAATCTTATGTTTGGGACCACCGTCTAGTATATGCAGATAGTTTGGATGACAAGAGTCATTGGATTAATAGAGATGTTACCTCTTTGGAACCTGAGAAACCGTTGGTTTGTAGTGATAAGTCCACTGATCTAGATAATCGGGCTGATCCCAGCAAATGGCCGAATAGCTCCAAATCTGTTTCTGCAATTTTAAAGGCTGGTGAAAATGgggatgaaggaaaaagagttAGCCAAAACAGTCATGTGGTTGCTGTTCATCAAGAATCTGTAATTGGTTGTGATGCTGATTGTGGAATCGAAAAACCACCTGGTCTTCCTGTTGCAACAAAAAGTTTTTGCGTATCACATGCAGACGAATCCATATTACAGGGGCGTAGAGCACTATCCAAGGGGCAGTTCCCAAACATGGAGAGTTTGTCAGATACTCTTGAGGCAGCTTGGACTGGTGAAACAACTTCCGTTGTTGGAGTGCTGAAGGGTGGTACCTGCAAATCTTCTGAACCACTTCTGGTGGATACTTTGACAACTGGATCGGCAGAAAAAGTGTATATTGAAGACCATGGGGCGGAGGAACAGAGTGGGACTAAGGTGTCTCAGTCTCCTCCTCTATTATCCTCCAAAGGCTCCGAAAACATGGAAGACGTTGGGAGCTGGTTAGGTATGCCTTTTATTAGCTTCTACCGGACGCTGAACAAAAACTTTTTACCAAGTGCTCAGAAATTGGATCCACTTGGGGGATATAATCCAGTATACATTTCATCATTTCGAGAGACAGATGCCCAAACTGGAGCAAGATTACTCCTACCTGTTGGGGTTAATGATACTGTTATACCAGTGTATGATGATGAGCCCACTAGTATTATATCTTATGCACTAGTGTCTCATGATTATCATGCCCAAGTATCTGATGAGCTTGAGAAATCTAAGGATGCTACTTTGGACTCTAACTCTGCTATCCAGTCACAGGATTACGGTAATCTGCACTCCTCTCAATCAGTTGATGAAATGGTTTTAGAATCCTACAGAAGTCTTGGATCTATGGATGAGAGTATCTTGTCCTTGTCTGTTTCTCGCAGCTCTTTTGATTTGGATCCAGCATCATACACAAAGACACTGCATGCCAGAGTTTCTTTTGCAGATGATGGATCGCTAGGGAAAGTGAAGTACTCAGTGACTTGTTATTATGCAAAGCGCTTTGATGCCTTGAGGAGGATGTGTTGTCCATCAGAGATAGATTTCATAAGATCTCTTAGCCGCTGTAAGAAGTGGGGAGCCCAAGGAGGCAAGAGCAACGTTTTCTTTGCTAAAACCTTGGATGACCGATTTATTATCAAGCAAGTGACAAAGACAGAGCTGGAATCATTTATGAAATTTGCTCCTGCATATTTCAAATATATTTCTGAATCATTAAGCACGGGGAGTCCAACTTGCTTGGCAAAAATTCTGGGGATCTATCAG GTGTCGTCAAAGCATCTTAAAGGAGGGAAGGAATCTAAAATGGATGTGCTAGTTATGGAGAACCTTCTATTTGGGAGGAACCTGACGAGGCTTTATGACCTGAAAGGTTCTGCGAGGTCTCGTTACAATCCTGACACCAGTGGAAGCAACAAAGTCTTGCTGGATCAGAACTTGATTGAAGCGATGCCAACTTCACCTATTTTTGTTGGAAACAAAGCAAAAAGACTTTTGGAGCGAGCTGTATGGAATGACACTGCTTTTCTCGCT TTAGTTGATGTGATGGATTACTCACTATTGGTTGGGATTGATGAAGAGAAGAATGAACTTGTTCTTGGGATTATTGACTTCATGAGACAATATACGTGGGATAAGCACCTGGAGACTTGGGTTAAGGCCTCTGGGATCCTTGGTGGACCCAAAAATGCATCACCGACTATAATCTCACCTAAGCAGTACAAAAAGAGGTTCCGGAAGGCCATGACCACCTATTTTCTGATGGTCCCTGATCAGTGGTCACCACCATCTGGTGCTCCCAGTAAATCACAGACTGATTTATGCAACGAAAACATGCAAGGTGGCTGA